Proteins found in one Salvelinus alpinus chromosome 11, SLU_Salpinus.1, whole genome shotgun sequence genomic segment:
- the LOC139534526 gene encoding N-alpha-acetyltransferase 38, NatC auxiliary subunit-like isoform X2, translating to MATMIEENGPSTHGQSELSSSSSRVRQKLESLLNKNMRIRMTDGRTLVGLFLCTDRDCNVILGSAQEFLKSSDSFSQGEPRVLGLAMIPGHHVVSIEVESDTLADTQGFGGSH from the exons ATGGCAACAATGATTGAAGAAAATGGTCCATCAACTCAT GGGCAGAGTGAActgtcatcctcttcttccaGAGTGCGTCAGAAGCTGGAGAGCCTGCTGAACAAGAACATGAGAATCAGAATGACAGACGGACGGACGCTGGTGGGACTGTTCCTGTGCACAGATAGAGACTGCAACGTCATCCTGGGGTCCGCTCAGGAGTTCCTCAAATCCTCAG ACTCCTTCTCCCAGGGTGAGCCCAGAGTGCTGGGGTTAGCCATGATTCCCGGCCACCACGTGGTCTCCATCGAGGTGGAGTCAGACACCCTGGCCGACACACAGGGGTTCGGGGGCAGCCACTGA
- the LOC139534526 gene encoding N-alpha-acetyltransferase 38, NatC auxiliary subunit-like isoform X1 gives MATMIEENGPSTHVGGQSELSSSSSRVRQKLESLLNKNMRIRMTDGRTLVGLFLCTDRDCNVILGSAQEFLKSSDSFSQGEPRVLGLAMIPGHHVVSIEVESDTLADTQGFGGSH, from the exons ATGGCAACAATGATTGAAGAAAATGGTCCATCAACTCATGTAGGG GGGCAGAGTGAActgtcatcctcttcttccaGAGTGCGTCAGAAGCTGGAGAGCCTGCTGAACAAGAACATGAGAATCAGAATGACAGACGGACGGACGCTGGTGGGACTGTTCCTGTGCACAGATAGAGACTGCAACGTCATCCTGGGGTCCGCTCAGGAGTTCCTCAAATCCTCAG ACTCCTTCTCCCAGGGTGAGCCCAGAGTGCTGGGGTTAGCCATGATTCCCGGCCACCACGTGGTCTCCATCGAGGTGGAGTCAGACACCCTGGCCGACACACAGGGGTTCGGGGGCAGCCACTGA
- the LOC139534526 gene encoding N-alpha-acetyltransferase 38, NatC auxiliary subunit-like isoform X3 has product MVHQLIVRQKLESLLNKNMRIRMTDGRTLVGLFLCTDRDCNVILGSAQEFLKSSDSFSQGEPRVLGLAMIPGHHVVSIEVESDTLADTQGFGGSH; this is encoded by the exons ATGGTCCATCAACTCAT AGTGCGTCAGAAGCTGGAGAGCCTGCTGAACAAGAACATGAGAATCAGAATGACAGACGGACGGACGCTGGTGGGACTGTTCCTGTGCACAGATAGAGACTGCAACGTCATCCTGGGGTCCGCTCAGGAGTTCCTCAAATCCTCAG ACTCCTTCTCCCAGGGTGAGCCCAGAGTGCTGGGGTTAGCCATGATTCCCGGCCACCACGTGGTCTCCATCGAGGTGGAGTCAGACACCCTGGCCGACACACAGGGGTTCGGGGGCAGCCACTGA